In Schaalia sp. JY-X169, the following are encoded in one genomic region:
- a CDS encoding DUF3375 domain-containing protein: protein MDLDTIVSLRDLSPAWKLLRADNAPLILSFLGKHFIEDNQGATPASVLIDALDDHLYTVRLSDPDAYAREPRAYLDDWADPARGWLRKFYPVDADEVHYDATPAVEKAYRWVESLQQRSFVGTESRLHTLLELLRQIVHGSETDPDARIAELQRRRDEIDLEIEAVREGHAELLDETALRDRYQHFSSNARELISDFREVEENFRSLDRSAREQIAGWDGSKGELLDALVASRTDISSSDQGRSFQAFYDFLLSETQQTDLANLVAAVQAMPAVMADKRLRYIHHDWADAAERTQQTVRNLSEQLRRFLEDKAWIENRRVLDLVRTVEQAALRVRSNPPDLFLTIDLPGLPINLPFERPLHSSQPPARVDSLIAPAEVEPADYEALFSQRFIDTAALASNIRAVVPPRSRVDLAEILTLFPVEDGVAEILGYLSLSGEEIDVEMDDDQEMTIDYKDPAGTMRRVRLPHTTVARK, encoded by the coding sequence GTGGACCTCGACACAATCGTCTCCTTGCGCGACCTCAGCCCGGCGTGGAAGCTGTTGCGTGCCGACAATGCACCCCTGATCCTGTCTTTTCTGGGCAAGCACTTCATTGAGGACAACCAGGGCGCAACCCCCGCAAGCGTCCTCATCGACGCCCTCGACGACCACCTCTATACGGTGCGACTCTCCGACCCTGACGCGTACGCGCGCGAGCCCCGGGCCTACCTGGATGACTGGGCGGATCCGGCTCGCGGCTGGCTGCGCAAGTTCTACCCCGTCGATGCGGACGAGGTGCACTATGACGCAACCCCCGCCGTTGAGAAGGCCTACCGCTGGGTTGAGAGCCTCCAGCAACGCAGTTTTGTCGGCACCGAATCCCGCCTCCACACCCTCCTTGAGCTGCTGCGCCAAATCGTTCACGGTAGTGAGACGGACCCCGACGCCCGCATCGCCGAACTGCAGCGCCGCCGCGATGAGATCGACTTAGAGATCGAGGCCGTCCGTGAGGGCCACGCCGAACTCCTTGATGAGACCGCCCTGCGCGACCGCTACCAACACTTCTCTTCCAACGCCCGCGAACTGATCTCTGACTTCCGTGAGGTCGAGGAGAACTTCCGCAGCCTTGACCGCTCCGCGCGCGAACAAATCGCCGGGTGGGACGGCAGTAAGGGCGAACTCCTGGACGCCCTTGTCGCCAGCCGCACCGACATTTCTTCTTCTGACCAGGGCCGCAGCTTCCAGGCCTTCTACGATTTTCTCCTTTCCGAAACACAGCAGACAGACCTCGCAAACCTGGTCGCCGCCGTCCAAGCCATGCCCGCGGTCATGGCCGACAAGCGACTGCGTTACATCCACCATGACTGGGCGGACGCGGCCGAACGCACCCAGCAAACTGTCCGCAACCTGAGTGAACAGCTGCGCCGCTTCCTGGAAGATAAGGCGTGGATTGAGAACCGGCGCGTCCTCGACCTGGTCCGCACCGTCGAGCAGGCGGCTCTGCGCGTCCGCTCCAACCCACCAGACCTCTTCCTGACAATTGATCTGCCGGGATTGCCGATCAACTTGCCTTTCGAACGCCCGCTTCACAGTTCACAGCCTCCCGCCCGCGTCGACAGCCTGATCGCTCCCGCCGAGGTCGAACCCGCCGACTACGAGGCCCTCTTCTCCCAGCGCTTCATCGACACCGCCGCCCTGGCCAGCAACATTCGCGCCGTCGTCCCACCCAGGTCCCGGGTCGACCTTGCCGAAATTCTCACCCTGTTCCCGGTCGAGGACGGCGTCGCCGAGATCCTCGGCTACCTCTCTCTTTCCGGGGAGGAAATCGACGTTGAAATGGACGATGATCAAGAGATGACGATCGACTACAAGGACCCGGCCGGCACCATGCGCCGCGTCCGCCTGCCCCACACCACGGTGGCCCGCAAATGA
- a CDS encoding ATP-binding protein, which yields MSDALFSSLELDVPSSTRSGYRLHTLEVYNWGTFDRHVWELNPAGTTALLTGDIGSGKSTLVDAITTLLLPAHKISYNKAAGAATRERTLRSYVEGHYRSERNEATGDSRPVALRDDRSYSVILGVFVNEGFGETVTVAQVFHQKDRVGQPERFYVTSSQRLSIAADFSDFGDDLKALRARLRKRGFGIYTAFPEYARHMRRLLGITSAQAMELFHQTVSLKSVGNLNDFVRSHMLEPADATGRVAKIVDHFENLTRSYEAVQRAKEQLSLLDPLVASANKYEDATSRRRQYEGERGALPLYFAERTQRVLEDASREMEARVHEAIQARATLDGGRANLVAARDALQDERRAAGGDRISQIDREIIEASSAVQLRSDKYGRFVAHLAAAGLPGVKTEEEFRDRVGSARAAQPLVEAERITLATQRDPLVLELGGEKQQARRLAAEISSLQGRRNNLPPQLVEVRANLCSELGLSEDDLPFAAELLEVDERHAQWRGAAERVLGPFATSLLVPEAHYPQVTAWVNAHHLRARLVYLRVSERRVQASPLDSPGVLRLRDILQIEPGPFEKYLVAELARRAEHHLVAGPKELAREERAVTREGLVRDRDRHVKDDRHEVNDARHWILGRSTRRKIQALSSAATEHAERISALEADLAALDRKMDALRGRAAALGRVEEYSSWTELDRDSAAKLRAELVRERDRILAGSTHLAEIDRRLGELASQQRQLDVEYEAAVKKIGRLESEADALTKRADREAETVAAASREDRAAALEQSHPITARIGRRPTGSADELDRLRAALGDELTNAIEGAQREANGYTTATVQQMGEVLRRWPEFSSEMDASIGSIGEFRTLHERVKTDDLPRFDAEFKRQLNSETIKELAGFNQWLGQQSEQIRGRVATINEALSAIDYNPGRIIELVAEPTPNTDIKEFRRQMRAATGDLLGDSDDKNERFERVRQIISRFRGREGSSEADKTWTARVTDVRNWYSFAASERDRDSGEEYEHYTDSDGKSGGQKEKLAYTILAASLAYQFGLEWGVEKSKDFRFAVIDEAFGRGSDQSTRYALELFAKLGLQLLIITPLQKVHVIEPYVSSIGYVDNPDGSASRVHTLTVEEFRERRS from the coding sequence ATGAGTGACGCATTGTTTTCCTCCCTCGAACTTGATGTTCCGTCCTCGACGCGTTCGGGCTACCGCTTGCACACTCTAGAGGTTTACAACTGGGGCACGTTTGACCGTCACGTCTGGGAGTTGAACCCGGCCGGGACAACCGCGCTGCTGACCGGGGACATTGGCAGTGGGAAGTCGACACTGGTTGATGCGATCACGACTCTGCTGCTTCCTGCCCACAAGATTTCTTACAACAAGGCTGCGGGGGCGGCGACGCGGGAGCGGACGCTGCGCAGTTACGTTGAGGGGCACTACCGTTCGGAGCGCAACGAGGCAACTGGCGATTCCCGTCCCGTGGCGTTGCGGGATGACCGTTCATACTCGGTGATCCTGGGGGTTTTCGTTAATGAGGGGTTTGGGGAGACGGTGACGGTGGCGCAGGTTTTCCACCAGAAGGACCGCGTCGGGCAGCCGGAGCGCTTCTATGTCACCAGTTCGCAGCGCCTGAGTATTGCAGCGGATTTCAGTGATTTTGGGGATGATCTCAAGGCGTTGCGCGCCCGCCTGAGGAAGCGTGGGTTCGGCATTTATACGGCTTTCCCCGAGTACGCTCGCCACATGCGCCGCCTGCTGGGGATCACGTCGGCGCAGGCGATGGAGTTGTTCCACCAGACGGTTTCCTTGAAGTCGGTGGGGAATCTCAACGATTTTGTTCGCAGCCACATGTTGGAACCGGCCGATGCGACAGGCCGCGTAGCGAAGATTGTCGACCACTTTGAGAATCTGACGCGCTCGTATGAGGCGGTGCAGCGCGCCAAAGAGCAGCTGTCGCTTCTGGACCCCCTGGTGGCTAGCGCCAACAAGTACGAGGACGCCACCTCGCGTCGCAGACAGTACGAGGGCGAACGCGGCGCACTGCCCCTCTACTTCGCCGAGCGTACGCAACGGGTCTTGGAGGATGCCAGCCGCGAAATGGAGGCCCGCGTCCATGAGGCCATACAGGCCAGGGCGACCCTGGATGGCGGCCGGGCCAATCTTGTGGCGGCGCGTGACGCCCTCCAGGATGAACGTCGCGCTGCCGGCGGCGACCGCATCAGCCAGATCGACAGGGAGATCATCGAGGCTTCCAGCGCCGTGCAGTTACGTTCTGACAAGTACGGGCGTTTCGTGGCGCACCTGGCGGCCGCCGGCCTTCCTGGCGTGAAGACGGAGGAGGAGTTCCGTGACCGGGTCGGCTCGGCGCGCGCCGCTCAACCCCTGGTTGAGGCTGAGCGGATCACCCTCGCCACGCAACGCGACCCACTCGTCCTCGAACTGGGCGGCGAGAAGCAACAGGCCCGCAGGTTGGCAGCAGAGATTAGCAGCCTGCAGGGCCGTCGCAACAACTTGCCGCCACAGTTGGTGGAGGTGCGCGCCAACCTGTGTTCGGAGTTGGGTTTGTCCGAGGACGATCTGCCGTTTGCCGCCGAACTCCTTGAGGTGGATGAACGCCACGCACAGTGGCGTGGGGCTGCGGAACGTGTTCTTGGCCCTTTTGCGACCAGCCTGCTGGTCCCTGAGGCCCATTACCCGCAGGTCACAGCGTGGGTGAATGCGCATCACCTCCGAGCCCGACTGGTGTACTTGCGTGTCTCCGAGCGGCGTGTGCAAGCCAGCCCACTGGATTCCCCAGGGGTGTTGCGTCTGCGCGACATCTTGCAGATTGAGCCCGGTCCCTTCGAGAAGTACCTGGTAGCAGAGCTGGCACGACGCGCCGAACACCACCTGGTTGCAGGCCCGAAGGAACTGGCCCGTGAGGAGCGCGCCGTCACACGCGAGGGCCTGGTGCGTGACCGGGATCGGCACGTCAAGGACGACAGGCACGAGGTGAACGACGCGAGGCACTGGATTCTTGGCCGTTCAACCAGGAGGAAGATACAGGCTCTCAGCAGTGCGGCCACGGAGCATGCGGAGCGCATCTCAGCCCTCGAGGCGGACCTGGCCGCCCTCGACCGAAAAATGGATGCACTGCGGGGTCGGGCTGCTGCGTTGGGTCGCGTGGAGGAATACTCTTCGTGGACCGAACTTGATCGCGATTCCGCTGCCAAACTGAGGGCGGAACTGGTGCGTGAGCGGGACCGGATACTGGCGGGGTCAACGCACTTGGCAGAGATTGACCGCCGCCTGGGTGAACTGGCCTCGCAGCAGAGGCAACTCGATGTTGAGTACGAGGCCGCGGTGAAGAAGATCGGGCGTTTGGAGAGCGAAGCCGATGCCTTGACCAAGCGTGCCGACCGGGAAGCGGAGACCGTGGCAGCCGCCTCGCGGGAGGATCGGGCGGCCGCCCTCGAACAATCCCACCCGATTACAGCCCGCATTGGCAGGCGCCCAACCGGTAGCGCTGATGAGCTGGACCGGCTGCGGGCCGCCCTGGGCGATGAGTTGACGAATGCGATCGAGGGCGCCCAACGCGAGGCGAATGGTTACACCACCGCGACTGTGCAGCAGATGGGTGAGGTGCTGCGGCGTTGGCCGGAGTTCAGTTCGGAGATGGATGCCAGTATCGGCTCAATCGGCGAGTTCCGCACTCTTCACGAACGCGTCAAAACTGATGATCTCCCGCGGTTTGATGCCGAATTCAAGCGCCAGCTAAACTCGGAGACAATCAAGGAGTTGGCTGGGTTCAACCAGTGGTTGGGTCAGCAGTCTGAGCAGATCCGCGGGCGCGTCGCCACTATCAATGAGGCGCTCAGCGCCATTGACTACAACCCCGGGCGCATCATCGAGCTGGTTGCTGAACCCACCCCGAACACTGACATCAAGGAGTTTCGTAGGCAGATGCGGGCAGCAACCGGGGACCTGCTTGGTGACTCCGACGATAAGAACGAGCGCTTCGAGCGGGTGCGGCAGATCATCAGCCGGTTCCGTGGTCGGGAGGGCAGCAGTGAGGCGGATAAGACCTGGACGGCGCGGGTGACCGACGTTCGCAACTGGTACAGCTTCGCGGCCTCGGAACGCGATCGGGACAGCGGGGAGGAGTACGAGCACTACACCGACTCTGATGGGAAATCAGGCGGGCAGAAGGAAAAGTTGGCGTACACGATCCTGGCGGCCTCGCTCGCGTACCAGTTTGGTTTGGAATGGGGTGTGGAGAAGTCGAAGGACTTCCGCTTCGCCGTCATTGATGAGGCTTTCGGGCGCGGTTCGGACCAGTCGACGCGGTATGCGCTGGAGCTGTTTGCGAAACTGGGATTGCAGTTGCTGATCATCACCCCGCTGCAGAAGGTGCATGTCATTGAGCCTTACGTTTCTTCGATTGGTTACGTGGACAATCCGGATGGCTCGGCCTCACGCGTTCATACCCTGACCGTGGAAGAGTTCCGGGAGCGTAGGTCGTGA
- a CDS encoding TetR/AcrR family transcriptional regulator, with translation MATRLTPQARREYILTRTREMIAREGPEGLSMRKVARECEMTAPGVMHHFETLEDLLTEVLTVRREEEASRYQELLLEAGPGATLRDLTDITVRVASENPVEAQNFDRLEALARVDPTHPAHRYYKGNSVVGEVGPLSSYLAQLEYREPLAVLNVLSLVAEGLRARWTRSEAVPDLEADWLAVADDVFAGFEHLRRDPDSS, from the coding sequence ATGGCAACCCGCCTGACCCCACAAGCGCGCCGCGAGTACATCCTCACAAGAACCCGAGAGATGATCGCACGGGAAGGTCCAGAAGGCCTGAGCATGCGCAAGGTGGCTCGAGAGTGTGAGATGACTGCGCCCGGAGTTATGCACCACTTCGAGACGCTAGAAGATCTGCTGACAGAAGTCCTCACCGTGCGTCGGGAAGAGGAGGCCAGCCGTTATCAGGAGCTGCTCCTTGAGGCTGGACCGGGGGCAACGTTGCGCGATCTGACAGATATTACGGTCCGCGTTGCTTCGGAAAACCCGGTTGAGGCGCAGAATTTTGATCGACTCGAAGCTCTAGCACGGGTCGATCCGACCCATCCCGCGCACAGGTACTACAAAGGAAACTCGGTGGTGGGCGAGGTTGGCCCGCTTAGCTCGTACCTGGCGCAACTTGAGTACCGTGAGCCGTTAGCAGTCCTGAATGTGCTCAGTCTTGTCGCCGAAGGGCTACGTGCCAGATGGACGCGATCTGAAGCGGTGCCCGATCTTGAAGCCGATTGGCTTGCTGTTGCCGACGACGTGTTTGCTGGATTCGAGCATTTGCGCAGGGATCCAGACAGTTCCTGA
- a CDS encoding DUF4194 domain-containing protein, with protein MRTPEEQASSTAIIKLMQGVIYRETNEDVWRTLERNGAPVLDHFARIGVRVIIDEVEGYAYLKTSAPEEGEDPLPRLVQRRELSYNASLLLLLLRKRLAEFEAGGEEGKLVLERDAITEMLRLFLPDSTDEVRIVKRVDASITQVVKLGFLEELRGAHQPSWEVKRIIRAYVDAETMADFASTLAAYAAVEVGDE; from the coding sequence ATGAGGACCCCGGAGGAGCAGGCGTCCTCGACCGCCATCATCAAACTCATGCAGGGTGTCATCTACAGGGAGACGAACGAGGACGTCTGGCGCACCCTGGAGCGCAATGGCGCCCCGGTTCTGGACCACTTTGCCCGGATCGGCGTGCGGGTCATCATCGACGAGGTCGAGGGCTACGCCTACCTGAAAACCAGCGCTCCGGAGGAGGGCGAGGATCCCCTCCCCCGCCTGGTTCAACGCCGCGAACTTTCCTACAACGCGAGCCTCCTTCTGCTGCTGCTCCGCAAGCGTCTGGCGGAGTTCGAGGCCGGGGGTGAGGAGGGCAAACTGGTTTTGGAGCGGGACGCCATCACGGAGATGCTGCGTCTCTTCCTCCCTGATTCCACAGATGAGGTCCGCATCGTCAAGCGCGTGGATGCTTCAATCACGCAGGTGGTGAAGTTGGGTTTCTTGGAGGAGCTGCGCGGCGCTCACCAGCCGTCCTGGGAGGTGAAGCGCATCATCAGGGCGTACGTTGACGCGGAGACGATGGCGGATTTTGCCAGCACGCTCGCTGCCTATGCCGCAGTGGAGGTCGGCGATGAGTGA
- a CDS encoding DUF3322 domain-containing protein, whose amino-acid sequence MTPAARGPAAWTTPAAITARVAKRWDNGALLRGRATGEPFEPIAVPLRGPKAADLAEHLEEARGWVATLDRASRDGRAFRIHTKSVGGRHLGRTELPARAMIETFDQAIYLLGKAPQVQRFDEVLAASSHVPQVWDWVVAHPLTALGLAEQWPTILAALEWLKRNRDSARYLREIDEPGVDTKFVERHRSVLAGLLGVRPGEAAFAADLGLAHKPTFVRLRLDPQVLGFPAGIAEASLRTTELAALRPRIKQALIIENEVTYLSAPVPAGGMVIWGKGFDASTPASLTWLAEVAARGDVLYWGDLDTHGFAILNRVRSHLPGVRSVLMDRQTLLRHEARWGSEPSPTSAYLPHLDEDEAALYEDLVTGRYAPALRLEQERLDWAYAVRRLPPPSQLSVKDQCT is encoded by the coding sequence GTGACACCCGCCGCTCGTGGGCCTGCGGCGTGGACCACCCCCGCGGCTATTACCGCACGCGTTGCCAAGCGGTGGGACAACGGCGCACTCTTGCGAGGGCGTGCCACCGGGGAGCCCTTCGAGCCGATCGCGGTTCCGCTCCGCGGCCCGAAGGCCGCCGACCTGGCCGAGCACCTTGAGGAGGCTCGCGGTTGGGTGGCGACACTCGACCGCGCGAGTAGGGACGGCAGAGCCTTCCGGATCCACACCAAGAGTGTGGGTGGGCGCCATCTGGGCAGGACAGAGCTGCCGGCGCGCGCGATGATCGAGACGTTTGACCAGGCCATCTACCTCTTGGGCAAGGCGCCGCAGGTGCAGCGTTTTGACGAGGTCTTGGCGGCATCAAGCCATGTGCCGCAGGTGTGGGACTGGGTGGTGGCACACCCTCTAACCGCATTGGGCCTAGCCGAACAGTGGCCTACTATCCTGGCAGCGCTGGAGTGGTTGAAGCGCAACCGCGACTCAGCCCGGTATCTGCGGGAAATAGATGAGCCCGGTGTCGATACAAAGTTCGTGGAACGCCACCGGTCTGTGCTCGCTGGCTTGCTGGGGGTTCGCCCCGGTGAGGCAGCGTTTGCGGCCGACCTGGGCTTGGCTCACAAACCCACGTTCGTGCGCCTGCGTCTTGACCCGCAGGTTCTGGGCTTCCCGGCAGGCATTGCTGAGGCATCGCTGCGCACCACCGAACTGGCGGCCCTGCGCCCTCGTATCAAACAGGCCCTGATCATTGAGAATGAGGTGACGTACCTCAGCGCTCCAGTGCCTGCCGGGGGCATGGTGATTTGGGGCAAGGGGTTTGATGCCTCCACGCCGGCTTCCCTGACCTGGTTGGCCGAGGTGGCCGCGCGTGGCGATGTCCTCTACTGGGGTGACTTGGACACGCACGGGTTCGCGATTTTGAACCGCGTGCGCTCGCACCTGCCTGGTGTGCGGTCGGTGTTGATGGACCGGCAGACGCTGCTGCGCCACGAGGCGCGCTGGGGCAGCGAACCGTCGCCGACCAGCGCGTATCTCCCCCATTTGGACGAGGACGAGGCCGCACTCTACGAGGACCTTGTCACCGGGCGCTACGCCCCGGCACTGCGTTTGGAGCAGGAGAGGTTGGATTGGGCGTACGCGGTGCGGCGCCTGCCTCCCCCCTCCCAGTTGTCGGTCAAGGACCAGTGCACATAG
- a CDS encoding family 1 glycosylhydrolase — translation MLLDAHSRMVDAVHAGNKDAEVGVTISMQEHVAEPGGEEFAKAANEKLNLSWLRSAGAVGDFVAVQDYTRHRYNSQGRITETENMEDAGYTMAPESLGATVRLAHEVTGKPVWVTEHGADLPTARDAERAAFITASLGGLHDAISDGVPVAGYVHWSLTDNWEGGGRRRTAYAQSNLSCSKRSAGA, via the coding sequence GTGCTGCTGGATGCACACAGTCGCATGGTCGACGCTGTCCACGCTGGGAACAAAGATGCCGAAGTTGGCGTGACAATTTCGATGCAAGAGCATGTCGCAGAGCCCGGTGGGGAAGAGTTCGCCAAGGCAGCAAACGAGAAGCTGAATTTGAGCTGGCTACGCTCGGCGGGAGCCGTCGGCGATTTTGTCGCTGTGCAAGATTACACGAGGCACCGTTACAACTCCCAGGGGCGCATTACTGAAACAGAGAACATGGAGGATGCCGGCTACACCATGGCTCCAGAGTCTCTCGGTGCCACAGTACGCCTGGCGCATGAGGTGACCGGGAAGCCGGTCTGGGTCACCGAACACGGAGCCGACTTGCCCACAGCCCGGGACGCGGAACGGGCCGCATTTATTACCGCTTCACTAGGCGGGTTGCACGACGCTATTAGCGATGGGGTGCCAGTTGCAGGCTATGTGCACTGGTCCTTGACCGACAACTGGGAGGGGGGAGGCAGGCGCCGCACCGCGTACGCCCAATCCAACCTCTCCTGCTCCAAACGCAGTGCCGGGGCGTAG
- a CDS encoding Dyp-type peroxidase, whose amino-acid sequence MPTPREIAAAAQRETPLPNVPQDIDTLLTSAAAFLVVSIKDGPENVAAVQATLGDVANLVKTVAFRDLTAQVSCSAAVGSRVWDEVMAPAVTPGAVPAELKPFTEIKGSKHTAISTPGDLLFHIRANRPDLVFELEKLIVDSLGSSVTVEDEVSGFRYFDDRDLLGFVDGTANPVGAHLTQASLVGPEDPEFAGGAYVVVQNYQHNLGAWNRLTVENQEAIVGHRKLDNVELPDAVEGQKSHKTLNTITLDGVEFDILRDNMPFGAPGEALYGTYFIGYTRYLWVLEKMLENMYLGDPPPLYDKILDFSTPTTGTTFFAPPASMLAALGD is encoded by the coding sequence ATGCCTACTCCAAGAGAAATTGCTGCAGCGGCGCAGCGCGAAACTCCTCTTCCCAACGTCCCCCAGGATATTGACACCCTGCTAACTTCGGCTGCGGCCTTCCTGGTTGTCTCCATCAAAGATGGGCCTGAGAATGTGGCGGCCGTGCAGGCTACCCTCGGCGACGTGGCCAACCTCGTCAAGACGGTGGCGTTCCGTGACCTCACCGCGCAGGTGAGTTGCAGCGCGGCCGTTGGATCGCGTGTGTGGGATGAAGTCATGGCACCCGCCGTTACCCCTGGCGCGGTCCCAGCAGAGCTGAAGCCCTTCACAGAGATTAAAGGCAGCAAACACACCGCTATCTCCACTCCGGGAGACCTCCTTTTCCACATTAGGGCCAACCGCCCCGACCTCGTCTTCGAACTGGAGAAGCTCATCGTTGATTCGCTGGGCTCCTCTGTGACCGTCGAGGACGAGGTAAGTGGGTTCCGCTACTTCGATGACAGGGACCTGCTGGGCTTTGTCGACGGCACGGCAAACCCCGTGGGCGCGCACCTGACCCAAGCCAGCCTTGTCGGCCCGGAAGATCCCGAGTTCGCCGGGGGTGCCTACGTGGTTGTGCAGAACTACCAGCACAACCTGGGGGCCTGGAACCGACTCACTGTCGAGAACCAGGAGGCCATTGTCGGTCATCGCAAGCTCGACAACGTTGAGCTCCCCGACGCCGTCGAGGGGCAAAAATCCCACAAGACTCTCAACACCATCACGCTAGATGGGGTGGAGTTCGACATCCTGCGCGACAACATGCCCTTCGGCGCACCGGGTGAGGCGCTGTACGGCACGTACTTCATTGGCTACACCAGGTACCTGTGGGTGCTAGAGAAGATGCTTGAGAACATGTACCTGGGGGACCCGCCTCCGCTGTACGACAAGATCCTCGACTTCTCGACGCCGACGACGGGGACGACGTTCTTCGCGCCTCCGGCGTCCATGTTGGCGGCGTTGGGGGACTAG